The Pseudomonas protegens genome contains the following window.
TTTTCGACAGGCTCTTGAGGTCGCGGTGAGTCGCCGCTATCAGGCGCACGTCGACTTTTTGCGACTGCACCGAACCGACACGGCGGATCTCGCCTTCCTGCAGCACGCGCAGCAGGCGGGCCTGGGCTTCCAGCGGCAGTTCGCCAATTTCGTCAAGGAAGAGTGTGCCGCCGTCCGCCGCTTCCACCAGGCCGGCACGACCGGCACTGGCGCCGGTGAATGCACCTTTCTCGTGGCCGAACAGCTCGGATTCGATCAGGGTTTCCGGAATGGCGGCGCAGTTCACCGAGATCATCGGCGCCTTGGCGCGCTTGGACAGGTTGTGCAGCGCCCGGGCCACCAGCTCTTTACCAGTGCCGGATTCGCCCTGGATCAGGACATTGGAGTCCGTCGGCGCGACCTTGCGAATCTTGCTGTACATGTCCTGCATCGGCGGGCAGGAGCCGATGATGCCGATTTCCCCGTTGCTGTTGCCGGCCACGGCCTTGTCTGCCGTCGCCCCGGCCTTGCCCGCCGGGCGATCTGGCGCGGCGTTCTCGGCGCTTTGCCGATCCCGAAGGATCCGCGCCACGGCCTGGAGCATCTCATCGTGGTCGAAAGGCTTGGCGATGTAGTCCACCGCGCCCATTTTCATCGAGTCCACGGCTGAGCGCAGGCTGGCGTAGCTGGTCATGATCAGCACCGGAGTACCCTGGCCGAGCTTGATCAGTTCGGTGCCTGGAGCACCCGGCAGGCGCAGGTCACTGACGATCAGATCGAACGTGGGGATGCTGAAGCGTTCCTGGGCTTCCTGCACTGAGCCGGCTTCGCTGACCTGGTACTGGTTGCGTTCCAACAGGCGGCGCAGGGCGGAGCGGATAATGGTTTCGTCTTCGACGATCAGAATATGCGGCATTGATTCAATTCTCTCGACGGTCTCAGTTCACAGCGGACGTCGCTTCGACATGACGCGGCAAGGTCACCCGGATACGGGTGCCGCGCTGGCTCTGTAGATCGGCCGGGCTGTCGATGGTGATTTGTCCATAATGCTCTTCAACGATGGAATAGACCAGCGCAAGGCCCAGTCCGGTGCCTTCTCCAGGGTCCTTGGTGGTGAAAAACGGTTCGAACAATCGGTCCATGATGTTCTTCGGAATACCGCTGCCTTCGTCCTCTACGATCAGGTCGACCGTGTGCTCGAAAGCCTCGCTCTTGACGCGTACCGCGCTGCCGGGAGGGGAAGCGTCGCGGGCGTTGGAAAGCAGGTTGATCAGGACCTGGGCGAGGCGCTGAGGATCGCCGTCGACCCAGTGGTCGGGATCGCACAGATTAAAGAACTGCACTTCGAAATTGCGCCGGTTCAGGGCCAGCAGGCCGATGGCATCCTGGGCGACTTCGGCCAGGCACACGGCTTCGTCGTTGTGCTGGTGACTGCCGGCGTGGGCAAAGCTCATCAATGACTGCACGATGCGCGAAATGCGCTTGGTCTGTTCGAGGATCTGCTCACTGATTTCCGTCAGTTCGCCGTCCTCCTCGCGCTCTTCCCGCAGGTTCTGCGCCAGGCAGGCAATACCGGTGATCGGGTTGCCGATCTCGTGAGCGACCCCGGCGGCCAGGCGCCCGATGCTGGCCAGGCGTTCGGAGTGCACCAGTTTGTCTTCCAGGGTCTGGGTTTCGGTCAGGTCTTCCACCAGCAGCACCAGGCCGCTGTTGCCCGGGGCCAGAGGCTCGTCAATGGCGGCCTTGTGCAGGTTCAGCCAGCGGGTCTGGCCGTCGAGGGCCAGGTGCTGCTTGTGCAAGTGTTCGTCCGGCAGATTGATGAAGCCTTGCAGCAAATCCTTCCATGGGTTGGCGATGGTGCTCAGGCGCGAGCCCACCACGTGTTGCGCGGGAATGCCGGTCAGCTCCTCCATGGCCTTGTTCCACATGAGGATTTCTTGGTCCTTGGCCAGGGAGCAGACGCCCATCGGCAGTTCCTGCAGGGTTTGCCGGTGGTAGCGACGCAGGGCATCGAGTTCGGCTGCCAGGCCGGTCAGGCGCGAGTGGTAGTCCTCCAGCCGGCTTTCGATGAAGTGGATATCCTCGGTGACGTAGTTTTCTCCGCCGGCCTTGTAGGGCAGGAAGGTTTCCACCATGTCCTGGGCAACGCTGGGGCCCATCAGGCCCGAGAGGTTGGCTTCGATGCGGTCACGCAGGCGCCGCAGGGCGTAAGGCCGACGCTCGTCGAAGGGCAGGTAGAGGTCGCGCAGGGCCTGTTCCACTTCCTTTTGCGCGGCCTTGGCGCCCAGCGGCTTGGCCAGTTGGGTGGCGAACTCCTGGGGCGAGGCGGCATGCAGTTCCCTTCGTTGCGGGCGACGCACGTTGTCCACGGCGCAGGCTTCGGCGGCGCTGGCTTCCTCGCTGCTGGCATTGGTGAACAGCGAGATCAGGGTGAACATCAGCACGTTGGCGGCCAGCGAGGCGATGGCCGCCATGTGCCAGCTGGTGTCGTCGAGGACATAGATCATGTTCAGCAGCGGGATATAGAAACCCTGCAGGTTGCCGATCAACGGCAGCAGCATGGTCACCAGCCACACCAGGATCCCGGCCAGTAGCCCGGCGATGAAACCGCGCCGGTTGGCGGTCGGCCAGTACAGCACCGACAGCACCCCCGGCAGAAACTGCAGAGTGGCGACGAAGGCGACGATTCCCAGGTTGGCCAGGTCCTGCTCGGCCCCCAGCAGCAGGTAGAAGGCGTAGCCGGCCATGATGATGGCGACGATCAGGGCGCGGCGGGTCCATTTCAACCAGCGATAGATGTTGCCTTCCGCCGGCGGCTGATAGAGCGGCAGCACCAGATGGTTCAGGGCCATCCCCGACAAGGCCAGGGTGGTGACGATGATCAGGCCGCTGGCGGCGGAAAGGCCGCCGACATAGGCCAGCAAGGCCAGGGCCGGGCTGTTGGCGGCAATGCCGATGCCCAGGGTGAAGTATTCCGGATTGGTGGTGGCGCCGAGCTTGAGTCCGGCCCAGAGAATAAGCGGCACCGCCAGGCTCATCAGCAGCAGGAACAGCGGCAGGCCCCAACTGGCGCTGACCAGGGCGCGGGG
Protein-coding sequences here:
- a CDS encoding sigma-54-dependent transcriptional regulator, with the translated sequence MPHILIVEDETIIRSALRRLLERNQYQVSEAGSVQEAQERFSIPTFDLIVSDLRLPGAPGTELIKLGQGTPVLIMTSYASLRSAVDSMKMGAVDYIAKPFDHDEMLQAVARILRDRQSAENAAPDRPAGKAGATADKAVAGNSNGEIGIIGSCPPMQDMYSKIRKVAPTDSNVLIQGESGTGKELVARALHNLSKRAKAPMISVNCAAIPETLIESELFGHEKGAFTGASAGRAGLVEAADGGTLFLDEIGELPLEAQARLLRVLQEGEIRRVGSVQSQKVDVRLIAATHRDLKSLSKIGQFREDLYYRLHVIALKLPALRERGADVNEIANAFLARQSARIGRSDLRFAADAEQAIRHYSWPGNVRELENAVERAVILCESPEISADLLGIDIELSDLEDDDFVGLAPQPGNTSHEPTEDLSLEDYFQHFVLEHQDHMTETELARKLGVSRKCLWERRQRLGIPRRKSGVASES
- a CDS encoding sensor histidine kinase; its protein translation is MPMSFSLTQMILISAAYLLVLFGVAWISERGMIPRSIIRHPLTYTLSLGVYASAWAFYGTVGLAYQYGYGFLSSYLGVSGAFLLAPVLLYPILKITRTYQLSSLADLFAFRFRSTWAGALTTIFMLVGVLPLLALQIQAVADSIGILTHEPVQHRVALSFCALITLFTIFFGSRHIATREKHEGLVFAIAFESVIKLIAIGGVGLYALYGVFDGPQQLELWLLQNQTALAALHTPLQEGPWRTLLLVFFASAIVMPHMYHMTFTENLNPRALVSASWGLPLFLLLMSLAVPLILWAGLKLGATTNPEYFTLGIGIAANSPALALLAYVGGLSAASGLIIVTTLALSGMALNHLVLPLYQPPAEGNIYRWLKWTRRALIVAIIMAGYAFYLLLGAEQDLANLGIVAFVATLQFLPGVLSVLYWPTANRRGFIAGLLAGILVWLVTMLLPLIGNLQGFYIPLLNMIYVLDDTSWHMAAIASLAANVLMFTLISLFTNASSEEASAAEACAVDNVRRPQRRELHAASPQEFATQLAKPLGAKAAQKEVEQALRDLYLPFDERRPYALRRLRDRIEANLSGLMGPSVAQDMVETFLPYKAGGENYVTEDIHFIESRLEDYHSRLTGLAAELDALRRYHRQTLQELPMGVCSLAKDQEILMWNKAMEELTGIPAQHVVGSRLSTIANPWKDLLQGFINLPDEHLHKQHLALDGQTRWLNLHKAAIDEPLAPGNSGLVLLVEDLTETQTLEDKLVHSERLASIGRLAAGVAHEIGNPITGIACLAQNLREEREEDGELTEISEQILEQTKRISRIVQSLMSFAHAGSHQHNDEAVCLAEVAQDAIGLLALNRRNFEVQFFNLCDPDHWVDGDPQRLAQVLINLLSNARDASPPGSAVRVKSEAFEHTVDLIVEDEGSGIPKNIMDRLFEPFFTTKDPGEGTGLGLALVYSIVEEHYGQITIDSPADLQSQRGTRIRVTLPRHVEATSAVN